GAACAGCTGGCCATCGAGGCGTTCGCCGACGCGCTCGAAGTCATCCCGCGCACGCTCGCCGAGAACGCCGGACTCGACCCCATCGACTCCCTGGTCGAGCTTCGCAGCGCCCACGACGGCGGCGACACGGCTGCCGGACTGGACGCCTACACGGGCGAGACGATCGATATGGCCGAGGAAGGCGTCTACGAGCCCCTGCGCGTGAAGACCCAGGCCATCGAGTCGGCCACCGAGGCCGCCGTCATGCTGCTGCGCATCGACGACGTGATCGCCGCCGGCGAACTGAAGGGCGGTAGCAGCGACGACGACGGCGACGACGAGATGCCACCCGGCGGCGGTATGGGTGGCGGCATGGGCGGCATGGGCGGTATGGGTGGCATGGGCGGCGCAATGTAAGCGCTCCAGGCGCCAGCTCCCCACCTCCCACGCTCTCGAGTAACGTACGCGTAATCGGCCCGTATTTTTCGTTTTTCCCACCGGACAGCGGTGTGTCCGACATCCTTGGTCTGGCAACGACCCACTCGAGAACTAACTATAGATAGTATATCTATGCAACCTGGTCCTAACCGGACCCTCGAGCGCTCAGCATCCGAGGTGACAGGTGTTGCCTCAAACTCGCTTCTCGAGCGCCGCCGCCAGCTCGTCGTAAAAACCCGGTTCGTACTTCGTCGCGGCGTCGATCGTCGGGCGGGCGTTGGTCTCGTTGACGACGGCCTCCCCAGCGTCCGACACCAGGAGATCGACTCCCAGGAACGGAATCTCGAGTTCTTCGGCGACCGCAAGCGCGAGGTCCCGGAAGTCGTCGGGCAGGTCGACGCCCGTGGCCTGCCCACCGCGGTGGACGTTGTGCTTCCATCGCCCGTCGGCTCGAGCGCCCTCGGGGAGTCGACGCTCGACCGCGCCGACGTATTCGCCCTCCAGGACCATCACGCGGTAGTCGCTCGCGCCGGGAACGTACTCCTGGACGAGGAAGGACTTGTCGCCGGTCGCCCGGTAGTCGTGGACCAGCGAGAGGTACTCACAGATCCCGAGAAACGAGTCGAGGTCGTGAGCCTTCGCGACGCCGATGCCCCGGGTCGTCGAGTTCGGCTTGACGACGACGGGCGGGTCGAAGCGGTCGAAGACGGCCGTCAGTTCGTCGTCGTCGACTGGATTGGAGACGTAGACGGAGTCGGGAACTGGCAGGCCGGCGCGCTCGAGGCGAGCGAGCACGCCCGCTTTGTTCCGAGAGGTGACGACGGCCTTCAGACCGTTGAGCCACGGCACCTGGAGGAGGGCGTCGGCGACGCCGCCTTCCATCAGCCGGCCGGGGTAGACGAAGCCGAGGTCGTACTCGTCGGGGGTCCAGGGCGGTTCCCTTAGCGGAACGGTTCGCTCGCGAACCGGCACGTGGTGGCAGGCGATCCCTCGTTCGGCGAGGGGCTCGCGCATGCGCTCGAAGGTCTCCTGCCGGTTGGCGACGGCGAGGTCGATCATACCGGTAGTGGGTGCGAGTCGGTAAAAGGTCCAGCGCCTCGTCGGTCACCAGGTGGTCAGTACGCATCCTGGAGAACGGCCTCGATCTCCTCAGCGGTCGGCTCGAGCCCGGGCGGCGCGTTGCCCACGAACGAATCCTCGAGAATCGTCTCGGCCACCGCAGGGAACGCCTCGGGTTCGGGGCCGTCGACGTCGCGCAACCGCGAGGGAAGATCCAGCGCCTTGCGGACGTCCTCGACTGCCTCGACGACCGCATCGGCTGGGTCGCCATCGTGGTCAGGGGCGAGCGCTTCCGCCAGCAGGTCGCGCCGGGCGTCGACGGTGTCGAACAGGTACCGGAGCACTCGTGGGGCGACGATGGCGTGGGCGGTGCCCTGCTGGACGTCGTAGGTGCGAGTCAACCCGTGGCCGAACGCGTGGATGATCGAGAGCGTCGTTTCCCCGGGTCTCGAGACGCCGTACTGCACGAGCACGATGCCCTCGGCGATCGGTTGTAGCAAGTTCTCGTCGACGGAACGCTCACCGAGTGCCTCCAGCCCATCACGGAGCAATCGCAGGCCGCGCATCGCAGTCGCGTCAGTGATCGGTGTCGCGTTTCGGGCGTACAGCGTCTCGAGGCCCTTGTCGAAGCCGTTCATCGCGGACGCGGCGAGAATCGGTTTTGGCGTCGTCGCGAACAGCGCCGGATCGTACGCGACCGCCCGCGGCATCAGTCGCCGGTCGGAGACGCCGCCGCTCGCCGGTTCGTCGACCAGTCCGTTGGTGGGCGAGGCGGTGACGCCAGCCACCTGCGACTGCTCGGCACCGGCGAGCGTCGTCGGAACCGCGACGATCGGTGGCAACGATCCGTCGGGGACCGAGATCGAACCGGTCTCGGCGAGTTCCTGACCGACCTCGGCAGGCTCGCGGTCGCTCGCGTCCAGGACGGCGATCACCGACGCCACGTCGAGACTGCTGCCACCGCCCAGGCCGACGAGCACGTCCGCGTCGCACGCGCGCATCGCCTCGAGGCCGTCGACGGCCGTCGACAGGCGCTTGCTCGCGGTCGTCTCCGCGAAGACGCCAGCCAGCCGCTCTCCCAGACCCCGCTTGACGGGGTCAATCACTTCGGGCGTACTGCCGACCGTCGATCCGCAGACGACGAGCGCGCGGTCGAACCCCTGCTGGGCGAGTTCGTCCGACAGGGCGTCGACACAGCCCGTGCCGAACCGCAGCACCCCCGGCTCGTACTCGAACCGAAACTGGTCGTCACGCGCCACGTCAGTTCGCCCCCGTCCCGGACCCGATCGTCTTGGGGTCGAACTCGGGAAGCTGTGCCTCGATCCGGTCGCGCTCGCTTTCCAGCCACTCCGGAAGCATCAGTCCCGATCCCAGGTCGTCGACGTCCTCGTCGGCGGTGAATCCAGGCTCCGTCGTCGCCATCTCGAAGAGGACACCGCCGGGTTCGCGGGCGTAGATCGAGCGGAAGTACTTGCGGTCGATGATCTCGGTCACGTTCAGGCCGTGGTCGGCGAACGCCTCCCGCCAGCGTTCCTGTTCCTCGAGGTCGGCCGCCTCGAACGCGACGTGGTGGACGGTGCCGACGCCCATCCGCCCACGTTCTGCGTCGGTCTCGACGAGGTCGACGATCGATCCGGGGCCGCCGCCCGTCGCGCGGTAGCGGCGACGCCCGCCCGCTTCGGCCTCGAGTTCGAACCCGAAGACGTCCGTGAGGACCGACGCGGTCGGTCCGAACGCCGAGACGGCGAGCGTGACGCTGTGGAACCCGCGGGCCTGGTGGTCCGCCGGAACGGGGCTCTCCGGCCACGGCTGTGTGTCGGCTTCGAGCGCCCCCTCCGAGGCCACGAACTCGAGGCCGATCCCGTCCGGGTCGTCGAACCCTATAACCGGCTCGCCGAAACGTTCGTCCTGGTCGACCTCGACCCCCGCCGACTCGAGGCGGTCGATCCAGAACTCGACCGAGTCGGGGGGAATCAGGTAGGCGGTCTCCCGGGTCTGCCCCGCACCGAACTGGCCCCGTCGGCCGCTGTCGGTCCAGGGGAAGAACGTGACGTTCGTCCCGGGCGTCCCCTCGCCGTCGCCGAAGTAGAAGTGGTACGTGCCCGTGTCGTCGTGGTTGACCGTCCGCTTGACGAACCGCAGTCCCAGCGTCTCGACGTAGAACTCGGCGTTTCGTTGCGGATCGCCCGCGATGGCGGTCACGTGATGAATTCCCGGCGTAGTCGGTGACATCGTACGTCCTGGTAGGACCCGGAGGTACGTATGGGTTGTTCGGACACCGACGTTATCGGGTGACGAGGCGGTTAGCACCGGACGTCGGCGTCGCCGAATCGTTATTGGGACGGCCTGTGAAGGACCCCCATGACCTGCCCGTTCCTGGAGTACCGCGACGAAGCCGACGGTCGACAGTTCGACCGACCGCGAGCGTACTGTACCGCCGCCGAGCGGTTCGTCCAGCCGATGCGCGCCGATATCTGCAGCGACCGGTACGCCCTCGAGCACGAGGCCCACTGCGAGATCTATCGCGCACACGCCGAGGGGCCGGAGCCGTGAGCTACGCGGACTACCTCGCCGGCGAGCCGCTGATCGTCACCGCCGCGCTGACCGGCGGCGTCCACGGCAAGGAGGCGAATCCGAACCTCCCGGAGACGCCCGAGGAGATCGGACGCGCCGCCGCGGCCGCGGAGGCAGCGGGAGCCGCCGTGGTTCACCTCCACGCCCGGAAACCAAACGGCGAGCGCGCGTTTGCCACCGAACGCTTCCAGGACATCGACGATGCGGTGCGGAGGCACGCCGACGACGTCGTCGTCCAGCACTCGACGGGCGGGACCGGCGCCCCAGCCGCAGATCGCCACCTGCCGCTTCGTACGGATCCACCGCCGGAGATGGCGTCGCTCGATATGGGGCCGCTCAACCGGTACGACCATCTGACGAGCGAGAACACCCGTGGCACGGTCGATGCCCTCCACGAAGAGATGCGCGACCGCGGGATCAAACCGGAACTCGAGGTGTTCAACGACGGCCACCTGAACGAGGTCCACGGTCTGCTCGAGCGTCGCGACCTGGCCAACCCGGTGTACGCCACGCTCATCTTTGGCGGCGGCACGCTCACGCGCCCCCGGCCGCGGAATCTGTTGAACGCCGTTTCCAACCTTCCCGACGGGGCACTCTTCAACACGCTCGGGTTCGGGCGCCACCAGTTGCCGCTCACGACGATGGGGATTCTCCTCGGCGGGCACGTCCGGGTCGGCCTCGAGGACAACGTCTACTACCGCCAGGGCGAACTCGCGACGAGCAACGCCCAGCTGGTCGAGCGGGTCGTTCGCATCGCTGGGGAACTCGAGCGGGAGGTTGCGACGCCG
This region of Natronosalvus halobius genomic DNA includes:
- a CDS encoding ATP-grasp domain-containing protein yields the protein MIDLAVANRQETFERMREPLAERGIACHHVPVRERTVPLREPPWTPDEYDLGFVYPGRLMEGGVADALLQVPWLNGLKAVVTSRNKAGVLARLERAGLPVPDSVYVSNPVDDDELTAVFDRFDPPVVVKPNSTTRGIGVAKAHDLDSFLGICEYLSLVHDYRATGDKSFLVQEYVPGASDYRVMVLEGEYVGAVERRLPEGARADGRWKHNVHRGGQATGVDLPDDFRDLALAVAEELEIPFLGVDLLVSDAGEAVVNETNARPTIDAATKYEPGFYDELAAALEKRV
- a CDS encoding iron-containing alcohol dehydrogenase family protein — translated: MARDDQFRFEYEPGVLRFGTGCVDALSDELAQQGFDRALVVCGSTVGSTPEVIDPVKRGLGERLAGVFAETTASKRLSTAVDGLEAMRACDADVLVGLGGGSSLDVASVIAVLDASDREPAEVGQELAETGSISVPDGSLPPIVAVPTTLAGAEQSQVAGVTASPTNGLVDEPASGGVSDRRLMPRAVAYDPALFATTPKPILAASAMNGFDKGLETLYARNATPITDATAMRGLRLLRDGLEALGERSVDENLLQPIAEGIVLVQYGVSRPGETTLSIIHAFGHGLTRTYDVQQGTAHAIVAPRVLRYLFDTVDARRDLLAEALAPDHDGDPADAVVEAVEDVRKALDLPSRLRDVDGPEPEAFPAVAETILEDSFVGNAPPGLEPTAEEIEAVLQDAY
- a CDS encoding ring-cleaving dioxygenase — encoded protein: MSPTTPGIHHVTAIAGDPQRNAEFYVETLGLRFVKRTVNHDDTGTYHFYFGDGEGTPGTNVTFFPWTDSGRRGQFGAGQTRETAYLIPPDSVEFWIDRLESAGVEVDQDERFGEPVIGFDDPDGIGLEFVASEGALEADTQPWPESPVPADHQARGFHSVTLAVSAFGPTASVLTDVFGFELEAEAGGRRRYRATGGGPGSIVDLVETDAERGRMGVGTVHHVAFEAADLEEQERWREAFADHGLNVTEIIDRKYFRSIYAREPGGVLFEMATTEPGFTADEDVDDLGSGLMLPEWLESERDRIEAQLPEFDPKTIGSGTGAN
- a CDS encoding 3-keto-5-aminohexanoate cleavage protein, with amino-acid sequence MSYADYLAGEPLIVTAALTGGVHGKEANPNLPETPEEIGRAAAAAEAAGAAVVHLHARKPNGERAFATERFQDIDDAVRRHADDVVVQHSTGGTGAPAADRHLPLRTDPPPEMASLDMGPLNRYDHLTSENTRGTVDALHEEMRDRGIKPELEVFNDGHLNEVHGLLERRDLANPVYATLIFGGGTLTRPRPRNLLNAVSNLPDGALFNTLGFGRHQLPLTTMGILLGGHVRVGLEDNVYYRQGELATSNAQLVERVVRIAGELEREVATPAQAREILGL